The Littorina saxatilis isolate snail1 unplaced genomic scaffold, US_GU_Lsax_2.0 scaffold_1290, whole genome shotgun sequence region ctccctcccttttctttttatcttccgtagattcttttgttcctatgtagctccccatccccattctttcaatttgttcctctggtttattgttgttatgtccaccattacgaaaatgtgtgtaatttagtattgttctggtcacgtgatataagcatttgcttgagtgcgtgtcctagctgtgtgtttcgaactgttcatgcgaagaaattctgaataaaattttgtttaaagacCAAATGTGTGGTTAGTTTCCATGGTTAAGTGCGTGTCTCTCGTTTATTTTCCCTCCTGCTGTGACGGTATACTGTTCCCCGTTAAACCACTGATGTATAGAAAACAATGTAAGCTGCGTGTTCTGACACAATATAGCTTCTGTTAACAGCGAATTATgatagtaggggaagggctcctaatatggaccggctcctaatatggaccacctcctgttctgacaaactaacggcgctagagcgctcaaaaaagttttattcgctgtattcaccctctctggataacttgcacatgtcaaaacagttgcagaatcACAAATCTCAAActcgttaggctttttctctttttttcacttttggcagcgttcactctaaatttgccgtctaaaacggactcgtttctgtccacagccaaagcttttatcacacaaaaattgctttttatgacagctaagaccgcatttgttgcattttagcagtgttgaccccgagtttctactgcaaacaaaaaataatagcaaaatctcaaagtatgtgcgagtcccctaatatggaccaccttcaacaaatcgaagaaaataaaagctaaaggctattttcattaattcattaagaagtttgctggaaataacctataactaacCCTCGagatttaacaaaaatataacaaaaagtcttcttttcgtggaagtggataatttcacttattttcactctgtttttgataagcttctttagtttcctggtgtgcttcaaataatgctctcatcaacccgaaacagataaatctagagcatattttaattaggctgacttgtacactaagttgtttcatgttattttgaaatatagggggctttttacagtgattcgtgaaggccgcttcactggtccatattaggcgcccaggctcctaatatggaccctttgtgattttttctgtatttaatttttgctgaatgtctatcaaagctatttcactctaattaggcctaacggttaacctaagagagaaggactaccaaacacaaaatgaaacttcttcgcaagaaaacaagctagttatcagcatgaaacaaaaagtggtccatattaggggcccttcccctaaatGTTGTTTTATGCGCGTACGGTAGAACAATTTGGGTCATGTTCCCGAATGTTACCCCGACCGTCATTAGATGAGTAATTGTTgttagtttttggctcacgaagtgtagcctatgcgatcgtaactttgtctgtctgtgcgtgcgtatgtgcgtatgtgcgtgcgtgcgtgcgtgtgtatgtctgtggtagaaactttaacatttcgtcatttgaagacgtcacattatggcgtaagagggttagacgtcacgcgaaggaatgtctcggtcattgttattttgagcgggccgagactagtgggcagtcgtgtctgtaagtaggctacatgcagacagacagatctagatctagtgtctcgctttcttgcacagtgtcacctatgcttactgtgtgtgtgtgtgtgtgtgtgtatgtgtgacggagtgattgagtttgtgttactgtttgtcgatttcttacgtgagccttgaaggcttcgcctcttgttttttttttaaaccggtAGTTAACTAGCTCAAAGAAGGAGGAAAAGCCGTAGGATGGCTGTAGATGTGTTTATTTACGGAAGCTTCAGATGTCGTAGATGATAAGAAGCTTTGGCAGGTAGATGAATCAAGATTGAAGTGGCGGTATAGTAAATCGGAAGTGTGGGCGGTGTACATAGATCTAAGATGAGGTTGTTGTAAGGACGAAGCTATAGTTGTAGAGCATGTTCTGCTCACCGACCTCTGACGATTCTTGTCGTGATCTCGTCGTATGGGACGGTCACAGATACATTCAtactagtacagtggaaccccccttttaagaccccccaaatttaagactccctcctttttaagaccttgctttctcagactttctgttcataacctctgtaaaattacccctattttaagacttcctcctttttaagacctgattttctcagatgtttggaggttttaaaaggggggttccactgtagaaacAAAGTAGACAGAGGCAGCATGGAGGGATGGCGTGGTTTATTCAACTATGGTTCTTATCCAGAATCACCAACAACGTAatacaaggttgtcgtcaccaagactgagactggtattttttgcacagaatcaaatgacgacatttataacaaatgacgtcattatcaagATTGGTACATGACGTATTATTGTGCATAATTTCTTTGTGATCCGTTGTGTTTTCGTAAAGATACAGTGTATTTAGTCATGTAAGCGAGAGACACTGGCCTAAAAAATGGCggcaaaaagcacattttcagagaagGATTTTCGATCCTACATCAAAATAAGAACGTCATGGATTTTGCACATGGGGGATTAAATGCACACTTCCATGACGTCATAACATTACATTCTGTTACATCTTCTTGCGGTCTAGGTCGATAAAGATAAAACAGAAgacgataaagatgaaacagaagacgataaagatgaaacagaagacgataaagatgaaacagaagacgataaagatgaaacagaagacgataaagatgaaacagaagacgataaagatgaaacagaagacgataaagatgaaacagaagacgatatATCCTCCCTTTGGGACCAACCAAAACatctggtctgacgacaagccaccaaacatcgtattatgtccaccattacagATATTTTCAGGCGTTAATGATTTATATTTATTATATTCTTTAAGTGTCAttaatggcatagaaagtttgaatgaaatggtAGGGGGATGAATGGTATAGTTTGGGTACGAAATGGTCGCAATTaatatttattaattttttttatttattttttttcattttttttgccaagcacatcattgtggggctaacatgcatccgtctacaatgtatcatcatatTAATTATGGACGTGTCACTCTGAGCATTATTTCCGCATTATGCTCTTTAATAGCAGTGCAGTAACACATGATCCGTATGAGAATAATGTAAATGAATATCGTTAGCTCGACAGGTTGGATATTTCTGCTTCATTTGACATACAGAGAACCTCCCACTGGTATAAACGCCAACACACTGCAGAGAAACTTAGTGGTTTCTGCCAGGTGGACATGCACAGTTTCTGGAGGTCTTCGAGAGTGAAAGGTGGCTGTTAAAAAACCCGAAGAACAGAAGTAAAATTGTGTTGCCTCCGTTGCAAAACTGTCCTGTCTCTTGTTCACAAACAGATAAAAGATATCGTTACTTTAACCAGTGACGTCAACTTATTCGTCTGGATTGTTAAGCGAAGAATCATCTTTTGGCATCAACTGTACATTTGCAAggcaatttgttgttgttgcgtcgGCCTATTGCCTCGTATAGTTCTAGCAATCAGCGTTAAAAGATGAGTCAGTTTTTGCACTTAAAAGATAAGTTCGGTAACGACATGTGGTTTGGAAACACGGGTGAAGTCAGACTGGCCGCCAGGCCAAACGTTCAAGATTATTCCAAACAGCTTCAGAGAATCCGCGACATCAAACTACGTCACGATGACGTCATCGTTGTCGGTTATCCGAAATCAGGTAATATTTCGCAGTTTGCTTGTAGacaactttttgtttcatgctaatgACTAGCTTGAATGTTTTCTTGCAATGAAGTTTCATTATGTGTTTGTAGTTGTTCTCTCCCAAGTGTGTGTTATGCCTACCCAAGTAAAAAAAGTACCACTCTATGTACtatggtatactatagtaaaagtactatggtatactatagtttactgtagtaaaagtactatggtacattgaattgtactatggtatactatagtacaagtgctatagtacaaagtactatagtacaataaggtacatttattttattttattttatttatttacgaggatttatatcgcgcacgtatctcaccaaacaaggcgactcaaggcgcatgttacctattaatgccgtgtgagatggaattttgtacacaatatatcacgcattcacatcggccagtagatcgactgcctttaggcgctgcatccacctttcacggcctttacatactatagtacatggtacatttactgcagtttactatagtacagggtacatttactatagtttactatagtataccataGTACATCGTGTGGTACTTTTTCAGCTGGGTAATTAGAACGAAATAGcgttgatagaccttcagcaaaaattaaacacAGACAAATTCACAActagtccatattaggagcctgggtgtctaatatggaccagtgaagaggccttcgcgatcgaatcactgtaaaaagccccctatagaTATGTATGTCAAATTAACACATTATTACTttgtgtgcaagtcagactaattcaaatatgcttcaGATTTACATTTTTTGGTTCGGCGAGAACATTATTCGAAGCACAACAGGAAACTAAAGgaacttatcaaaaacagagagaaaataaatgaaattatcaTCTTTCACATGAGGAAGATTGTTTGGTACCATggtaatatttttttaaagcTCGAGGGccagttataggttatttttagaaagcttcttaatgaatgacTTAACACTATTCTTTATCTGTTCTTTTGTGCTATGTGTTCAAGATGGTCCATAATTATtaggggacacacacatactttgagatgttgctacattattaaaaaaaagaaagaaagaaaggaatgtTGGCGCCAGAAACTCGGGGCCAACACTGCTAacatgtaacaaatacagtaaTAGCCGTCATAACTATATAGCAACTTTTGTGTGTTAGCAGCTTTGTCCGTGGACAGAAACAGGTCCGTTTTAAGCGtcacatttagagtgaacgctgccaaacgTGTGAAAGAGAAAAGGCCTAACCATTTTGTGTGTTGTGCgtttgcaactgttttgaccTGTGTACGTTATCCAGGGAGGGTAAATGCAGCGAATacaattgttttgagcgctctagtaCCGGCCGTTAGTTAGTAAGACCGGGAGATGGTCCATACTAGGGGCTCTAACCCTACTATGTACGCGTCATGACCCTTGTACGTCTTCGGAACAAAGATTCTTTTTACGGTGATTGCTTGTCATCTTTTAATATGTTTgacttttttctcttcttccttgttccccccccccttcccccacattCCCAGGACATTATATTTCCTAACGTGAAACGACTGTCACAGGAAACAACTGGAACCATCAAATGATCAGGATGCTATTGGATGGGACAACCGACCTTCCAGCATTAAATGTTAACAGCGACAGCTTCTTTTTCTTGGACGCATTCGGGGAAGAATGTAACCTTCTACCTTCCGAAAAACCTCGAGCGTTCATGTCTCACCTCCCCTTCCGCTTCCTGCCACGTGACGTCACTGAGAAGAAGATCAAGGTCGTCTACTTGACCCGGAACCCCAAAGACGTGACGGTGTCGCTGTGGTGTCACGTGTCAAATCTCACGGTCCCGCCTGGCTATGGCGGTACCTGGCCCCAGTTCTTCGAGGTCATGTTGGAACACGGATGTgagtcctcctcctcctcctcctcctctttctcctactcctcctcttcctcctgctcctcttcctctgctcctctttctcctcttcttcctcctcctcttcatcatcatgatcatcatcatcgtcatcatcatgatcatcatcatcaacataatccgcctcatcatcatcatcatcatcatcatcatcatcatcatcatcatccctcTTTGAAGAACTTTATATTTGGGCAAGGAGATAGCttagtcggtagcggcgctggctttgaAACCAATTCGTCGCTACCAGCGTGGGTTCAAAACCAAGAGatttatttcacaaagtcaTTTACTGTATGCAGACtatcctcggtgtccgaacacccccttgtgcacgcatgcacacgataaagaTCTTAAAGTTTACAGCAAAAATGGTGTGCTattgtatttattcattttatgTCTTGAATAATGTGTTTGATGGTTAGTTTCATCATTGCCCTTtaggattttgttgttgctgttgttgttctatTGGTGAATGGTTCTCTTTTGCTTTcgattgtttgcttgttgatgatgggtttgtttgtttgtttgtttgtttgtttgtttgtttgtttgtttgtttgtttgtttgtatttaagtgtttttgttgtttcctctttttcttttttctttttcttcgtttgatgtgtgtattgttgtaaGGACTAGCTGTATAAACGGACCATgtggacctaatgctattatccttctgtaataaagttttcgagttcgagttctctctctccctgtctcgcGGCCTCCCtatttctatctctgtctctcactgtctgtctctctctccctgtttctctagctctccctctgtctttctcctctctctccctctgtctgtttgtctcactatctctctctccctctttctatctctctccctctctctctctctctctctctctctctctctctctctttctatgtttctctctctgtttctcgctctctccctgtttctctccccccccccccccccggtctttctccctctgtctgtatatatctatgtctgtctctgtcagtctgtctgtctgtctatttctctcttcctttctctcattcactttctccccccccccccaactctctctctcctccccccttttttttaccCCTTTTTCTTTATTGTAAAGTGAACTCTGAACTGTCCTGATTGCAAAATTATGTCTCCGCGGCATCTTCGTTTTTCAGTTTGGTACGGTGATGTGTTCGATCATATGAAAGACTGGGAAAAGGAAATCAACGCTCGCCCAGGTCACCCCATCTTCCACAGCAACTTTGAGGAAACCAAAAAGGTATTACTCAGTCTTGCAGCACGAAATCTGAACAATAACTGCTTATGTACTGCACAGTCATACAACAGGCCTACCACCCCACAACTTCCTGTTAAAAAACGGTTATAGTTTGAGGAACGtttatttttcaaacaaaaccaaacattCATAAGTATGACTTTTTTCATTGCTTTCGCCTCCCGCCATTTTGGTGTCAAATTCAACTCCTGCTCAGAAATGCTTGTCCACTGCATGCAAATGACCACGAGGAAGACGTGGTTGTGAatctttcgttttgtttaagATTGAACTTTTCATAAACTATTCTTTCTTGTTCCTTTATTCTAGATTTTTATTAACGTTGTAGCAGTCTGACTGTTTCAGATTTCTTCCTTCTCATCATCTGTGAAGAAGCAAACCCAACAATTGAAGCTAACTTATTTACGTCACTTCTATTCGTCTGTTGTGCATCTTGTGTTATGCCttgaggaaaaaaaaccacaattcGGCCTTCCATCTTTTCTGCAGTAGTATGTGTCTTGTTTTGGAAGGTGAAACAGGTTATTTACTACGTGTTGTTAGGTACTAATGTATTTTGCGCAGACGACACAGGGATTGAATCAAAACTCACTGCATGTCCTTTCCACTCAGAACACCGTAGATCAAGTGGAGAAGCTGGACAAGTTTCTGGGGACGGGCAGGGGCAGAGAACTGTGTGAGGCGATCGTGATGACGTGTCAATTGGGCAACATGCACATGACACGACGTCACGAATTTACTGGTGGCAAGGACCCCTGGTGTCATAAGGATGGCATCTCCAACAACGCCTTCTACAGGAAAGGTGAGAGGACACTGgacgtgtttgtttttcttctgttttcacATGTAAAGAAGAAGCTCCGAAGAACCCGTTACGAGAGCCCGGATGTTGCTGTCCGAGAGTTAACGAGGGTCATAGAGGGTATCGGCAAAAACACTCGCGCCGACGTGTTTGAGAGGTTTTTCTACAGATTGTCAAAGTGGGAAGGATCATTCAAGAAAATGGAGTGATCAAATTAACAATGAGCTGTGCGATAATATGAGATTCTACGTAGCAGGCTAGTTGTTCCAACCTCTGAAAAATTGGGGTTCGTGCTCCTCAGCTCTGGACACTTGCTCCCCCGGGCGATGCCCTCCTCCCTCCGAATGATAggacaatcccccccccccaagaaaaaataaaataaaaaaataaaaataaagaaagaaagaaaaaaccgtcttctaatatgtgtgtgtgtgtgtgtgcgtatgtgtgtgtgtgcgtgtgtgtgtgtgtgtgtgtgtgtgtgtgtgagtgtgagtgtgcgagagagtgtgtgtgcgtgtgtgggtgtgtttgtgtgtgtgtgcgcgcgtgtgtgtgagtgtgtgtgtctgtgtgtgtgtgtatgtgtgtgtgtgagtgtgtgagtgtgtgtgtgtgtgtgtgtgtgcgtgcgtgcgtgtgtgtgtgtgtgtgtgtgtgtgtgtgtgtgtgtgtgtgtgtgtgtgtgtaaattacgtagaggttacacacTGCGTCTCAGTAAATAATACTATTGGTCGAAGTTACCGGATAATGAAACATGCGAGCTTCAGTCTTTATTTCTCTgactctctgactctctgtctgtctgtctgtctgtctgtctgtctgtctgtctgtctgtctgcctgtctctctctctctctctctctctctctctctctctctctctctctttctgatgTTTCTGTCTTAAAAGCGTCTGTTTCATTTCTGTTTTGCAGGGATGGTAGGTGACTGGAAGAACTGGTTCACCGTGGCGCAGAATGAACGATTTGATGACGTCTACACTACCAAGATGGCGGGCTCCAAAAGAACATTTGCGTTTGAATAATGACACATGACAAACGCCATCACTGCTTTGACGACTGCATTTTCTAGCTTGAAATACCGCTACCACCAGCATCTTGTAATTTTCCTCCTAGCACAGAACCAAATAGCTAGGAAATTATCTTAACATCTTTAAAATGTCTCGCCATGCCTCACATGTTGTACGGGGtgacccccccccaccccccgaaaAAAATGCCACCCGTAAAAGTGCTAATAACTTTTACATTTGTTGAGCAAATTACTTCATAGTTGGTGCACACTATCTTCAGCTTAAGCATAATCACATCACACAGATTCATATTTGAAGGTCGAATGGTCTGATTTTTGTGCTGAGTTAAATGTCTGTGGACTTAGGATACGAATACTGTTTCATCCGTCAAAAGGCAAGGGCCTGGCTGTTAATGTGCTGAGTGACATCTTCATGTCGAATACATGTTCATGTGAGACACAGTGCAAATTTTatgattcagaaaaaaaacctacctattCTGGAAAGAAATCAGCCAcgctgtgttttgttgttgttgttttttggctttttttttatcagccaCGCTGTTAATTTTTGCtatatgtccaagtggatgGATTTTCGTGATCCTTGTGAAATCCAGGACAAGGCTTTGGTGGTGAACAGGATTGGTTTAAACGAGATTTTATTCCAAGAACATGAGGTTGCATATTATAGTAAGCCTACATCAGGGACCATTGGGagcacacaacaagctaagcttatacttAGTGTGGCTATACATGTTTACATCTAAAGAGGAATTATGTTTCATGTGCTGTCAAAGGTACAAAAACACCTACTAATAACCTTATTAGAAATGTCAAACAAGATAAAGAATGTGACAACAGAATCAAAGTAGGTTAACAAGGAGGGGAAGGGGATTTGACTTTGCCGGATTACAACAATATCGGTGGAAGGAAATCAGGACggtttgtgaaaaaaaggaggggggagggggggtgtcggAGAGATGATGACTAACGCAGACTTAATTCCTAATTCAATATTCCTGCAGCAGCAATGATTGACTACAGAATTATATCTAGTCTAAGTCGTGTTAACACACAAACCCCCGTTTAAATAACAAACGATACCTGCAACAAATATATCAAACAAACGTGAACATGATTCTGGGAATGACAGTACGTGGATGACTAGCGGTCAAAAACATCATGCGCACTTCTTGTCTTTTCTTTACAGGCTTTTCTTCTATTTggtaaacaaagggaagtaatatcATTTTCTAAATGCGAAGGACATGTCGGTGTTATAGAGTAAGTAAGAGTTATGGAGAATATCAGTcttctggcacctgagagaataacacaCATTGAAATAAACACACGACTTTCATCTTCTTAATAAAATAATGCTCTAATGCCTCATTTGTTCATGACTTTCTTCTGTATAAGTAATCCTTAATCATCGTCAGGTTTTGTTGATTTCTACACATCTGCTTTTGCTCGACGCATGTCTAAACACCGAACTATTTATTCCTTTGATATTTGTGTTAGGGTAAGGGTAATTAACACTAACCCTCTGTGATATTTGTTAGTGATAGCCATCTGTGACCATCAGCATTGGTGGATATGTATACAGTCATGAACGATCAgtattgtttttacatttaattaaacgtttatttgttttcgatatacatgtatttctttttttttcttttttcttttttttttgctaagcacatcattgtggggcttttaatcaataacatgcatccgtctacaatgtatcatcattcatccatcaacatttataataaatatgtaaatggcaagtatacaagaaatatataataatatacaacattaggacatatgagacagacggacatataacataccgttcgcctacaagtaaggccggagcttaacgtaacatgcagattacaatacttgacattatggacgtattacctgcttaataataatacagtcagttaatacccagcaaacaattttacgttgtattcacgttatattcacgttgggctacgttgggtttacgttgcgtttcaacGTTTTTTTACGTAGATTTGTATGGACGAAATCACGCGGGAATAACGTttgaaaacaacgttgcattttatgtgacaccaacgtgaatgcaacgtgaattattggtg contains the following coding sequences:
- the LOC138956137 gene encoding sulfotransferase 1A3-like, with the translated sequence MSQFLHLKDKFGNDMWFGNTGEVRLAARPNVQDYSKQLQRIRDIKLRHDDVIVVGYPKSGNNWNHQMIRMLLDGTTDLPALNVNSDSFFFLDAFGEECNLLPSEKPRAFMSHLPFRFLPRDVTEKKIKVVYLTRNPKDVTVSLWCHVSNLTVPPGYGGTWPQFFEVMLEHGFWYGDVFDHMKDWEKEINARPGHPIFHSNFEETKKNTVDQVEKLDKFLGTGRGRELCEAIVMTCQLGNMHMTRRHEFTGGKDPWCHKDGISNNAFYRKGMVGDWKNWFTVAQNERFDDVYTTKMAGSKRTFAFE